A genomic region of Thunnus albacares chromosome 2, fThuAlb1.1, whole genome shotgun sequence contains the following coding sequences:
- the LOC122996998 gene encoding uncharacterized protein LOC122996998 isoform X2, with the protein MEEYLRRVQSRLGADASDDSIHAVVGGPEADVDTVAATLCLALHLSQREPSGGVCVPVLCGRRCDAVLPAETVRYLQSVKICESLLLWKEDVDLVKLHHTRKLSLTLLRDGVLDSSEYHTLESCILRVVHHDGQQDAEDYGASSAVTTVAREILQEAAEHIGAALRETLGEALRLQSEAQCIKHGRQSVQLEALMRSLEQLSDVTASQQDAAKLQDLEQLLSKELKEFSDGEMTIALTSVTSDEEDWHGYVDRLKSFSHRHGYDGLMVLLSISDTVHHPRQQVAVYTSNADILNQICCELEESSSLSLSGELEPRECLQVYHITINTPLSSDTSLLWEEIQGFLKEFVDRRSSMLACHPSSRTSSTEGVAGSVEFSQGSSGINDMDGSDIERVEGGCGDAVPIARVMADEEDTGGVGVGAGGELVSPDSGMTTIRSSRSSKESSVFLSDDSPVGEVVAGGGSAAGPGGLFLRNPSPLGLLSLSPPVPPERRRNRSSRNRSENFDLFSFDPLHSSDHSLPAGGESTNSGGRGDEEVRRAGSSSLSEYEELSLMDFSAPSSLANFSVDHHGQIHGNEMIDTVVPPTPVNSLVGSRPPSRCGVRFFPEDVVERINGLQHKDSVSSSLSETWDELGFDTQGALSSSDNNAWNRTRGSESPQNILEEVGGKESIGDTAEREKIVKSENSHHRGMGLEPQLSLITEQTESYDNWNPDSLLKDQWNLVTLADLQLTPPEEEVFGKCKAGIIAVQEKTSSLSKKKVILNTLTPDTSKEEDEGVQGKKGDRQMELLDFWTYSAQKGFLKSDSGTTTSYPESLDMWNMTIRDDSLSPLTTPENLSENSGSFYGLNPSVKGGASVESPLGFSDGGMEMWNTTIQEDSSSTITSPEGPENGRDLSYMGSLEASDIPETNATKQTEEEKAIEEKSVNKVLSQTPGEVEWKGNEHHVKIVIEAAEGRSQIKETDDNDIQSAQSQMSVMQNFVSELPKEQTVPDQGSDMWDLPVPGMVTSTSEYDNVGAGTWSLTSSPETYASPVVDMIQLEEQSSPFIAVTKPTQIDEGHDQHQRADSLGEHRVVLSDKEQPDDQVFIFERPSELSDMTRSGGSSIESKYDNKTAEGLEEADWIEQPSDHSPFILVDNSSVTQQISANHQSSSGEAVETQIQTDQSLSPSLMNWDSLVSQKHDGPKSTSVRMAHNDDGPIIESQRGPDNESNGNVEGKTTETMSLSSSSGGERDTTKHSPDSLLPGSQDDLRSNSDGDSSSGLEMENIIVSGTVKEADREWHYRPKEGDKQSKGTRKSLETFSMLSYAATVLQIQAQAAHREHQENTEQSRQNQMSRDTEGTLSADVQQNQAVFESTNKHITEQTYSKTGALHQSSSDESALDVCSASQRFTDSTHPQENASNATEIFSPSQSKTISQVFHQSDSRPTVCSPTPIEEGNYDDKSSIMARSVSPSLRYPSDHFLKTREEVYVHSQISMEDSDEGGQSPSSAPSCPTSLGNLQVWGGQLARQDTPQSTSEPQSPALTNSSVSHTSSLVGTPLSESGISTDRGLGLPFSGDLMEEENGEEEQEEEIDVELTTLPKWTSQVQTEKEERPQLGSSDLLSFTEELIGGCSFQQTDLQTLEPKGGRFLQNTLDYYDGQPIRTVDCDTWSAEQHTGGNGASQESHSPILRRHQEVTSQLLSQTTDENAAYQWTGSQNVTQGQTQYGYNYHHIDQRTENQSASAACADTKSNSQENTTDVYAEFTTDATTVQYRADQAESYYEPGDIAEYSSEDPGSTFQYIAESQYGGDSTSTRASEVQCSQYQANGQSQYETDQGQYQFDGQLFYQSNIHAEREDHARYVPEEYVHFLLSRHSQQGDNAAGMMMKMASSEEAEEMENREDPPSSADLSIGSNQRRKLVAPPMNVSLDPSEGSLLSEDALDTEDEALDTGDDLDLNIDEVDTSDEADSREFNRHGDSDESNLGAGAALSEGVAGHRAAEEGRESRLWRSVVIGEQEHRIDMKCIEPYRRVISHGGYYAEQNAIIVFAACFLPDSDCDNYNYVMENLFLYVISTLELMVAEDYMIVYLNGATPRRRMPGFTWMKKCYQMIDRRLKKNLKMFIIVHPSWFIRTLLGITRPFISSKFSSKIKYVNSLRELGEIIPMEYVHIPPSIVKLDTELQDTAAKADRKGNSAV; encoded by the exons ATGGAAGAGTATTTGCGGAGGGTCCAGAGCAGACTCGGG gcaGATGCATCAGATGATTCCATCCATGCTGTTGTAGGCGGACCAGAGGCAGATGTTGACACTGTGGCCGCAACACTGTGCTTAGCACTACACCTCAGCCAG AGGGAGCCATCAGGTGGAGTGTGTGTGCCGGTGCTGTGCGGCCGGCGATGTGATGCTGTGTTGCCCGCGGAGACGGTGAGGTATCTGCAGAGTGTGAAAATTTGTGAGAGCTTGCTGCTGTGGAAGGAAGATGTAGATCTGGTGAAACTTCATCACACCAGaaaactctctctcacactgctAAGAGATGGAGTGCTAGACAg cTCTGAGTACCACACTCTGGAGTCCTGCATCCTGCGAGTGGTCCATCACGACGGGCAGCAGGACGCAGAGGATTATGGGGCATCGTCCGCAGTGACGACAGTCGCCAGAGAGATTCTTCAAGAGGCAGCAGAGCACATCGGAGCAGCGCTGAGGGAGACTCTCGGAG AGGCTTTACGGCTACAAAGTGAAGCTCAGTGTATCAAACATGGCCGTCAGTCAGTACAACTGGAGGCGCTCATGAGATCCTTGGAGCAATTGAGTGATGTCACTGCGAGTCAACAGGATGCGGCGAAGCTACAAG ACTTGGAGCAGCTGCTGTCCAAGGAGCTGAAAGAGTTTTCGGACGGAGAGATGACCATAGCGCTAACCTCAGTGACCTCAGACGAGGAG gACTGGCATGGTTATGTGGACAGGCTGAAATCATTCAGTCATCGCCATGGCTACGATGGTTTGATGGTTCTCTTGTCCATCAGTGATACAGTTCATCATCCTCGCCAGCAGGTGGCTGTCTACACGAGCAACGCTGATATCCTAAACCAG ATCTGCTGTGAGTTGGAAGAGTCTTCCAGCTTGTCTCTTTCTGGTGAATTGGAGCCCAGGGAGTGTCTCCAGGTCTACCACATCACTATAAACACCCCCTTATCCTCTGATACTTCTCTGCTGTGGGAAGAGATTCAGGGCTTCCTCAAGGAGTTTGTTGATCGGCGAAGCTCTATGCTGGCCTGTCACCCCAGCAGTAGGACCTCTTCCACGGAGGGAGTGGCAGGCAGTGTTGAGTTCTCCCAGGGATCATCTGGAATCAATGACATGGATGGTTCTGATATAGAGAGAGTCGAAGGAGGCTGTGGAGATGCGGTGCCCATAGCACG GGTGATGGCAGATGAAGAGGACACAGGAGGTGTAGGAGTCGGTGCAGGTGGGGAGCTAGTGAGCCCTGACAGCGGCATGACCACAATCCGCAGCAGCCGCTCCTCCAAGGAGAGTTCAGTGTTTCTTAGCGATGACAGCCCTGTTGGTGAAGTTGTAGCAGGTGGGGGGTCAGCAGCAGGGCCTGGAGGACTCTTCCTGAGAAACCCCTCTCCCCTGGGGTTGTtatctctctcccctcctgtcccaccagagaggaggaggaaccgCTCTAGCAGGAATAGGAGTGAGAACTTTGACCTGTTTAGTTTTGACCCACTACATAGCAGTGACCACTCTCTGCCAGCAGGCGGGGAATCTACAAAttctggaggaagaggagatgaggaagTAAGAAGAGCAGGAAGCTCAAGCCTATCAGAATATGAAGAACTGAGCTTGATGGATTTCTCTGCTCCCAGTTCATTGGCAAATTTTTCAGTAGACCACCATGGTCAAATCCATGGGAATGAGATGATTGATACTGTGGTTCCTCCAACCCCAGTCAACAGCCTGGTAGGTAGTCGCCCACCCAGCAGATGTGGGGTCAGGTTCTTCCCAGAAGATGTAGTTGAAAGGATCAATGGCCTACAGCACAAGGACAGTGTGTCATCGTCCTTGTCGGAAACCTGGGATGAACTTGGCTTTGACACACAAGGAGCATTGTCCTCAAGTGATAATAATGCCTGGAATAGGACCAGAGGATCTGAGAGTCCACAGAATATTTTGGAGGAAGTTGGAGGCAAAGAGTCAATTGGTGAcacagcagaaagagaaaagatcGTAAAGTCAGAGAACTCCCATCACAGGGGAATGGGCCTTGAACCACAGCTTAGCCTGATCACCGAGCAGACTGAATCATATGACAACTGGAACCCAGATTCTCTATTGAAGGATCAATGGAACCTTGTTACTTTGGCGGATCTGCAATTGACACCACCAGAGGAGGAAGTATTTGGAAAATGCAAAGCTGGTATCATAGCAGTGCAAGAAAAAACATCCTCGTTGTCAAAAAAGAAAGTAATCCTAAACACTCTAACACCAGACACATCTAAAGAAGAGGACGAAGGGGTacaggggaaaaaaggagacagacagatggagctTCTAGACTTCTGGACCTACTCAGCACAGAAGGGATTTCTTAAGTCTGATAGTGGAACCACCACGTCTTACCCTGAATCACTAGATATGTGGAATATGACAATCCGGGATGACAGTCTATCACCTCTCACGACCCCTGAAAACTTGTCTGAAAACTCAGGTTCTTTCTATGGATTGAACCCCAGTGTTAAGGGTGGTGCCTCTGTGGAAAGTCCACTAGGATTCTCTGATGGTGGAATGGAGATGTGGAACACCACCATTCAAGAAGACAGCTCTTCCACAATAACAAGCCCCGAAGGGCCAGAAAATGGAAGGGACCTTAGTTACATGGGATCACTGGAAGCCAGTGATATTCCTGAGACAAACGCGAccaaacagacagaagaagaaaaagctaTAGAGGAGAAAAGTGTGAATAAAGTACTGAGTCAGACACCTGGGGAAGTAGAGTGGAAAGGTAATGAACACCATGTGAAAATAGTCATAGAGGCTGCAGAGGGTAGATCACAGATTAAAGAAACAGATGACAATGACATCCAGAGTGCTCAGAGTCAAATGTCTGTCATGCAGAATTTTGTATCTGAACTTCCAAAAGAACAGACAGTACCAGACCAAGGTAGTGACATGTGGGACCTACCTGTCCCTGGCATGGTCACCTCCACCTCAGAATATGACAATGTTGGAGCTGGCACTTGGAGCCTGACATCCTCCCCCGAGACCTATGCTAGTCCAGTAGTAGACATGATACAGCTAGAAGAGCAGTCCAGCCCTTTTATAGCTGTGACCAAGCCTACTCAGATAGATGAGGGACATGATCAACACCAGAGGGCTGATTCTCTAGGAGAACACAGAGTAGTACTTTCAGATAAAGAACAGCCAGATGACCAAGTGTTCATATTTGAGAGACCTAGTGAGTTGAGTGACATGACCAGAAGTGGAGGGAGTTCAATTGAGAGTAAGTACGACAACAAAACTGCAGAGGGATTAGAGGAGGCTGACTGGATAGAGCAACCAAGTGATCATTCCCCATTTATTCTGGTGGACAATTCCTCTGTCACTCAGCAAATTTCAGCCAATCATCAATCAAGTTCAGGAGAAGCTGTTGAGACTCAAATCCAGACTGACCAATCATTGTCCCCAAGCCTTATGAACTGGGATAGTCTTGTTTCCCAGAAACACGATGGCCCCAAATCAACTTCAGTCAGAATGGCCCACAATGATGATGGGCCTATTATTGAAAGCCAAAGGGGTCCTGACAATGAGAGCAATGGAAATGTGGAAGGTAAAACAACTGAGACCATGTCACTGAGTTCCAGCTctgggggggagagagacacaacGAAGCATAGCCCAGACAGTCTTCTCCCAGGCAGTCAAGATGACCTCAGGTCCAATTCAGATGGAGATTCATCATCAGGCCTTGAAATGGAAAACATCATTGTATCTGGCACAGTAAAGGAAGCTGACAGAGAGTGGCATTATAGGCCTAAAGAGGGTGACAAGCAATCAAAAGGAACAAGGAAGTCCCTGGAAACATTTAGCATGCTTTCTTATGCTGCCACAGTACTGCAAATCCAGGCCCAAGCTGCACATAGAGAGCATCAGGAGAACACAGAACAAAGCAGGCAAAACCAAATGTCTAGAGATACTGAGGGTACACTCAGTGCAGATGTCCAGCAAAATCAAGCTGTCTTTGAAAGCACTAACAAACACATCACAGAACAGACATACTCAAAAACAGGAGCATTGCATCAGTCCAGCTCTGATGAGTCAGCCCTCGATGTTTGCAGTGCCTCTCAACGTTTCACAGACAGCACGCATCCCCAAGAAAATGCTAGTAATGCCACTGAAATATTCAGTCCAAGCCAATCAAAAACTATCTCTCAAGTTTTTCATCAGTCAGATTCAAGACCGACAGTTTGCAGTCCAACACCGATAGAAGAAGGAAACTATGATGATAAATCAAGCATCATGGCCAGAAGTGTGTCTCCATCATTAAGATATCCATCAGATCACTTCCTGAAAACCAGAGAAGAAGTTTATGTCCATTCACAAATCTCAATGGAAGATTCAGATGAGGGTGGGCAGTCGCCCTCTTCAGCTCCATCATGTCCTACTTCTTTGGGCAACTTACAAGTCTGGGGGGGTCAGTTAGCAAGACAAGACACACCTCAATCCACATCTGAACCACAATCCCCCGCACTTACCAACAGCTCTGTCTCCCACACAAGCTCTTTGGTTGGCACACCATTAAGTGAGTCAGGTATTTCCACTGACAGAGGACTTGGATTACCTTTTTCTGGAGATTTAATGGAAGAGGAGAATGGTGAGgaagagcaggaagaggaaattGATGTAGAGCTCACTACCCTGCCAAAATGGACTTCACAAGTCCAAACTGAGAAGGAAGAAAGACCACAGCTGGGTTCTTCTGATCTGTTGAGTTTCACTGAGGAGCTGATTGGAGGTTGTTCATTTCAACAAACAGATTTACAGACACTTGAACCAAAGGGCGGCAGGTTCCTACAGAATACACTGGATTACTATGATGGACAACCTATAAGGACTGTTGATTGTGATACATGGTCTGCTGAACAACACACTGGAGGCAATGGAGCTTCTCAAGAAAGCCATTCACCTATTTTAAG AAGACACCAAgaagtgacatcacaacttttgTCCCAGACAACCGATGAGAATGCTGCATACCAGTGGACAGGAAGTCAGAATGTAACTCAGGGTCAAACCCAATATGGCTACAATTACCACCACATTGACCAAAGAACTGAAAACCAGAGCGCCTCCGCAGCCTGCGCAGATACCAAATCTAACAGCCAGGAGAATACCACAGATGTCTATGCTGAGTTTACAACTGATGCCACAACTGTACAATATAGAGCTGACCAGGCTGAGAGCTATTATGAACCTGGAGATATTGCCGAGTACAGCTCGGAAGATCCAGGTTCCACATTCCAGTACATAGCCGAAAGCCAATACGGAGGTGACTCTACCTCCACGCGTGCTTCTGAAGTCCAGTGCTCTCAGTATCAAGCTAATGGCCAGAGCCAGTATGAGACAGACCAAGGGCAGTACCAGTTTGATGGGCAGCTATTCTACCAATCAAATATCCACGCTGAGAGGGAAGATCATGCGCGGTATGTGCCAGAGGAATACGTCCACTTTCTCCTCTCAAG GCACTCCCAACAAGGAGACAACGCAGCagggatgatgatgaagatggcCTCCAGTGAGGAAGCTGAGGAGATGGAAAACAGAGAAG ACCCACCCTCCTCTGCAGATCTGTCAATCGGGTCCAATCAAAGGAGGAAGTTAGTAGCTCCACCAATGAACGTGTCACTGGACCCTAGTGAAGGGTCCCTTCTCTCAGAGGATGCCCTGGATACAGAGGACGAGGCTTTGGATACCGGGGATGACCTGGATCTGAATATTGATGAGGTGGACACATCTGATGAGGCCGACTCAAGGGAGTTCAACAGACACG GGGACTCAGATGAGTCTAATCTTGGAGCAGGAGCCGCATTAAGTGAAGGTGTTGCAGGACACAGAGCGGCTGAGGAGGGCAGGGAGAGCAGACTGTGGAGGAGCGTGGTGATTGGAGAGCAGGAGCATCGCATTGATATGAAGTGCATCGAGCCTTACAGAAGAGTCATCTCTCAtggag gtTATTATGCTGAACAGAATGCCATCATCGTGTTTGCAGCTTGCTTTCTACCAGACAGCGACTGTGACAATTACAACTATGTAATGGAAAACCTTTTTCT ATATGTAATTAGTACCCTGGAACTTATGGTGGCAGAAGATTACATGATTGTCTACCTGAATGGTGCCACACCTCGCAGGAGAATGCCTGGCTTTACTTGGATGAAAAAGTGCTACCAAATGATTGATAGAAG